A window of Quercus robur chromosome 12, dhQueRobu3.1, whole genome shotgun sequence genomic DNA:
AGTCCGCATAGGTGACATAACAAAGCATTCAAGGTTCAACCAAGCATCGCTACCTGAGTATTAACCAGGCATGGGAAAATGCTTGATGCTCCTCATTTACTATACATCGATGGCTAAAAAACTACGGGAAATCAAATAATGTATAATCCAAatttcccaaaacaaaaatatcaatttttaattttaattttttttaacaatatattatttAACACTACTGACTTTTGCCTTGAAAGGATATATTAAATCCTTTTTTGGTCTAAATAGAGACATTCATCAGAGCGCACCACTTGTGTCAATATTCTGTTTATAGCAACCCATTAACATAACACAGAAAGTACAGGTTTTCATCTTTGATCATGAATTTATAACAACAATTATCCCTAGCAATTTATTAATCCTTATTCTCCGATAAGGAAATAACATAATTCGAAAACAACTAAAGGGtaacacaaaaagagagagagagtgtgtgtatCACTTGTTTTCGTGTGATATCAGTGTTTGTGAAGAAGAAATAAGGGTGGAGGAGGAACGTTCCCAATGGGGGAATTTCTTCTGAAACTCATTCATTAAGGCTAAGTTCTCTTGGTGAAGAAGACAAGCCTTTCTCCTCAGCTTTTCATTCTCTTCAATTATACTTTTGTTCTCCAAATATAGCTTCAGGTTCTTTAGTTCCAAATCCTTCTCCTCCTCTTCTTCACATCTTCTGTAAGAGTTCACACATTAGGTTCATGTAAAATATGGACAATCATAATGGAAGGGAGACATCAAAACATTGAAAAGAGAAAGATTAATTGTTTCATAAGAGATACTGGGGTTCTATTCTATGCTATGAAACACACCTGGTATGCCTGTGAACTTCAACTCCAGATCGCTTTGATCTTTGCTTTCTTTCAAAAGAACGGACTAGACCAGATGGAATCTTCTTCTCAGTGTTGCCGGTACAcattttggttaaaattttgtTGGAGTAGAAAATTATGAAGTTTGAGGTGTATGAGTGGAAATTGATAGAAGAGGGAGTTGCGAGCTCCTATAAATATTGATGGGTTTGCattgttagttttattttacttattgtGGTTGGCATgttaatgagagagagagagagatttctcTTCTGGTAATGATGGCAGGTGGACTTGTGATCGTAGAGGTCAGAACCCGTTATCAAACGATGAGGAAGAAAAAGCCCTTAAGATGGAAGGATGTTGGCATTGTAAGGGCTGACTAAATGTCCATATAACCCAGAGGGTTTGAGTTTGTGTTGAAATTTCGATTGCTCTCATCATTTCATACAAGTTGCTACATTTACATGAATGAAGACATTTTTTCAACAAGTAATTCATTAATAGGAAAAACAGCTAGGAGAGTACGCAAATATAGTATAGAGGAAGTACACAATAGAAATactcaaagatttttttttttttttttttttaatctaatctCTATagtaaaaatttgaagaacTCCTACAAATTTGGATAGGAAGAACAACTTGGGAGTCAGTGTCCAATCATAGTGTGTAAAATCAACTACTTTGATTTTAGCACGGGCAATTCACACTCCTAAAGTATTCATGTTTCTCTATCTGTAAAAACATTATACACCACATGATACACAAATAGATATATCTTGCAAATTTTGCCAATAGTATGTCTCTCCTTCTATCCCTTCCAACACGCCGGTAAACGAACAACCTTTTAGGTATAACTCACAAAATACCAAGCAGGCCAAACACTAATTACCTCAATTCTCTATGTCTATGtcgcttcttcttttttgctgaatatgtctatttcactttcaaaaattaactataatttgttatttttccaCTTGATTTGCACAGACAGTACGAATTCACTCACTACTATAATAAGAAGTTTTCTCAAGTTATCAATTACAAAACCCTTTCTTGGTAAGTTGGCATTGTTTAAACCTCAAGCTGCTTTATTGTCTGTCACGTTGAAATTATGATTTGCTTGGTACGTTCTACATGTACTGCTATATCTCACTGGGCATTGTAACTTTCAGTTCTGCAATGTGGCACATAATTACCCCCACCATGTCATTATTCGTTTTATGCTATCTCAAACTCAAGCATGTCATCTAGCATTGTGATGATGCATTGGAATGACACCCTTGTTAAGGTTGGCATAAATGGTAATGGATAAGGCTTTCACAAATTGCTCAGTGGCATCACCTT
This region includes:
- the LOC126709488 gene encoding protein LITTLE ZIPPER 2-like, whose product is MCTGNTEKKIPSGLVRSFERKQRSKRSGVEVHRHTRRCEEEEEKDLELKNLKLYLENKSIIEENEKLRRKACLLHQENLALMNEFQKKFPHWERSSSTLISSSQTLISHENK